In Streptomyces sp. HUAS ZL42, the DNA window TCCGGTCAGCCTGCGCTTTCGCCCTGGCGGGAGGCCGCCTCGGCCGCCTTCGCAGCCGCACTGCCCGGACGCTTACGAGCCACCCAACCCTCGATATTCCGCTGCTGACCACGGGCCACAGCCAGCGAACCGGGCGGCACATCCTTCGTGATCACAGAGCCCGCCGCGGTGTACGCGCCGTCCCCGATAGTGACAGGAGCCACAAACATGTTGTCCGAACCCGTCTTGCAGTGTGAGCCGACGGTCGTGTGGTGCTTGGCTTCACCGTCATAGTTCACGAAGACACTCGCGGCACCGATGTTCGTGTACTCACCGATCGTCGCGTCACCGACATAGGAGAGGTGCGGGACCTTCGTCCCCTCGCCGATGGAAGCGTTCTTCGTCTCGACGTACGTACCGATCTTGGACTTGAGGCCGAGGCGGGTGCCCGGCCGGAGGTAGGCGTACGGCCCCACCGTCGCCTGCGGACCCACGAACGCCCCGTCCGAGACCGTGTTGTCCACCCGCGCCCCCGCACCCACGTGCGTGTCCTTCAGCCGGCTGTTGGGACCGACCTCCGAACCCTCGCCCAGATGCGTCGCGCCCTGCAGCTGCGTACCCGGGTACACCGTCACGTCCTGCTCGAACGTGACCGTGACATCGACCCACGTGGTCGCCGGGTCCACGACCGTGACCCCGGAGAGCATGGCCGCCGTCAGCAGCCGGTCGTTCAGGATGCGACGGGCCTCGCTGAGCTGCACACGGTTGTTGATGCCCGCGATCTCCCGGTGGTCACCGGCCACGGAGGCCCCGACACGATGACCGGCCTCGCGCAGAATCCCGAGGACGTCCGTCAGGTACTCCTCGCCCTGACTGTTGTCCGTACGCACCTTCTTGAGGGCGTCCGCGAGAAGCTGCCCGTCGAACGCGAACACACCCGAGTTGATCTCACGGATCGCCCGCTGTTCGTCGGTGGCGTCCTTGTGCTCGACGATGGCGGTGACGGCACCCGTGGCGTCGTCGCGGACGATACGGCCGTAACCCGTGGCGTCCGGAACCTCGGCGGTCAGGACCGTCACGGCGTTGCCGTCGGTGTGGTGCGTGGCCGCGAGCTGCCTGAGCGTCTCGCCCGACAGCAGGGGAGTGTCCCCGCAGACGACGACCACGGTCCCGTCCACGCCGCCGCCGAGCTCGTCGAGAGCGATACGGACGGCGTGGCCGGTGCCGTTCTGCTCCGCCTGGACAGCGGTACGGACGCCCGGGTCGATCTCGCTGAGATGCGCGGTGACCTTCTCACGCGCGTGCCCGACCACGACGACCAGGTTCTCGGGGTCCAGCTCACGGGCTGCGGCCAGCACATGGCCCACGAGGGAACGGCCGCAGATCTCGTGCAGGACCTTGGGTGTGGCCGACTTCATACGGGTGCCCTCACCCGCTGCGAGTACGACGACGGCTGCCGGGCGGATGGCGCTCACGGGGATGCCCTTCGGCTTTGGTGGGGTGGGGGTGGACATCCGCAGGATACCGGGGCGTTTCTTGGGGGACATGGGTTCGGGTCCTGACCGAGGTGGGTCAGGACCCGAGCTGAGGTCTTGTGTGCTGTGGGCTCCCGGAGAAGGATTCGAACCCTCATTCAACGGACCAAAACCGTTTGTCCTGCCTTTAGACGATCCGGGATAGTTTGCAGGCTATGTCCGATTCGAGTGATCGGCTTCGCGTGCGGACTCCACTATGCCGTACCAAGAGCCCTCGATGCGACGGTACAAGTCGGCACCCTTCAGGACTTTGATCACCAGGCAACCCCGGTAGGAATCGCCGACGTTCTTGCGAACCGTCTTGGGGTTGTGCTTCTTGAGCACCGTCTTGTTGAACGCTGAGAGGTCTGCGCCGACGAGGTCAGCCCAGTACTGCTCTGCACCTGCCACGTCCGCGGTCTCGTGGATCATGACGCAGTACCGCAGACGCTCGCGCTCGATTCGGAGTAGGTCGAGCCAGGCGAGGAAAACCTTGATCATGCCTGGGTCGCTGTTGACAAAGGTGACGTTCTCGCGGCGGTCGTACGGCTTGTCCTTGCCGCCCTCGGCCCAGTAGAGGCCGACGCCCACCAGGAACAGCTCGCGCGTCGAGAGCTGTCCGACCTCTTGCTTGGCGGCATCCTTGGTGCGCTGCCGCTCCTGGTCGCGGAGCTGCAGCTTGGCCTCCCAGCCTCGCCGGGCGATCGCCGAAGCCTCCTCGGGGGTCCGCTTGCGTTCCGGCTTCGGAAGGTCCCGAACCCATAGCGACACCGAACTCCTCGAGCAGCCCAGCTCCGCCTCGATCTGGTCGTACGTCCACCCCTGTCGGCGCAACTCCCGCGCCTTCTCCCGTAGGTCGTCCTTCGCGTTGGGGCGCTTGGTCCACTCCGGCGGCGGCTCCCCTTTCACGAGTTGGTTGAGGATGTCGTTGTTGAAGATCTTCAGCTCGTCCCGGATCTGCCGAAGGCTGTAACCCCCGCGCCGCAGCGCGACCGCCCTCTCCCGCAACCCCTCGAAGTCCGCGTACTTGCCATGGGTATGTGCCATGCACATACCGTCCAGCCGGAATGGCTGGTTCCGGCCTCGAACGGACGTAGTTCAGCAGTTCGAGGGATACCGGCTGGTTTCGTCGTTCTTCGGTCACTGAGTGTGGTGTAGGCCAGTCGTTGAAACTCGCCGGAAAACCTGTGGCGGCCGCCCGTAGGCTGGATGCATGACCACGACGGGGGAAGACCAGGCGACGGCCCGGGGAGGGCCGTGGTGGTGGACCAGGTGGCGCAGTGTGGTGCTGGACGCGACTCTCGCGGTCGCGTCCGCGGTGGAGTGCGCGGTCGAGGGGGTTCCGTTCGCCCGGGACGCCGGGATTCCGCTCGCCGCGGGGGTGGTGTTCGGACTGCTCGCCGGTTCCGTGTTGCTGATCCGGCGGAAATGGCCGATTGCCGTCGTGCTCGTGTCGATCGCGATCACGCCCGCCCTGATGGGTTTCCTGATGGGCATCGTGGGTCTGTACACGCTCGCCGCGTCCGAGTTGCCGCGGCGGATCATCGGTTCGCTGGCGGGGATGTCGCTGGTGGGGACGCTCATCGTGACGTTCGTGCGGGTGCGGCAGGACATGGCGCAGGGGGATCTGCGGCTGGGGGACTGGTTCATACCGTTCGCTTCGATCACGACGTCGCTCGGGTTGACGGCACCTCCTGTGCTGCTCGGGTTGTACGTGGGGGCGCGGCGCCGGTTGATGGAGAGTCTGCGGGAGCGTGCGGACAGTCTCGAGCGGGAGTTGATGCTGCTGGCGGAGCGGGCGGAGGAGCGGGCCGAGTGGGCGCGTGGTGAGGAGCGGACGCGGATTGCGAGGGAGATGCATGACGTGGTCGCGCATCGGGTGAGCCTCATGGTCGTACATGCGGCTGCTCTTCAGGCCGTGGCGCGGAAGGATCCCGAGAAGGCTGTGCGGAATGCCGTGTTGGTGGGGGACATGGGGCGGCAGGCGTTGACGGAGTTGCGGGAGATGCTCGGGGTGCTGCGGAGTGGGGAGCAGCGGGAGCGTTCGGCGTCGCTGCCGTTGGTGGCGGTGGGGGTTGCCGCGGCGGAGGCTGCTTCTCGGCTGGTTGAGGACGAGGGTGGGGCCGAGGGGCCGTGTCTGTCGGAGTTGGAGGAGTTGGTGGGGCAGTCGGCGGCTGCGGGGATGGTGGTGGATCTGACGGTGGAGGGGGATGCGCGGTCGTATGGGCGGGAGATCGAGCAGACCGCGTATCGGGTGGTTCAGGAGGCGTTGACGAACGTGCACAAGCATGCGGCGGGGGCGAAGACGCATGTGCGGTTGGCGCATCGGGTGTCGGAGATCGCGATGCAGGTGGAGAACGAGCCGCCGCCGGAGGTGTCGTCGGCGTCGTCGGCTCGGTTGCCGTCGGGCGGCAACGGGTTGGTGGGGATGAAGGAGCGGGTTGCGGGGTTGGGTGGGGTGTTCGTGTCGGGGCCGACGGATGCGGGGGGTTTTCGGGTGTCGGCGGTGATTCCGGCGTCGTAGGCGTCGTAGGCGTCGTGGGGGCTGTTTGTGCTGGTCAGCCTGCGGTGAGTCGTACGGGTTCGATGCCGGAGACGAGGGCGGCGAGGGCTTGGTCGATGTCGGGGCCGAGGTACCAGTCGCCGGTGTGGTCGAGGGTGTAGGCGCGGCCTTCGGTGTCGATGGCGAGGAGGCCGTGGGTGTGGGTTTCGGCGCCGAGGGGGCAGAGGTCGGTGTCGAGGGCGCGACCGAGGTCGCTGAGGGTGCGGGCGAGGTGGAGGCCGTGGAGGGGGTCGAGGTGGAGGGTGGCGGGGGCGACTTGGCGGCCGGGTCCGCTGGGGGTGATGTGGAGGCCGCCGAATTCGGCCCAGGCTTCGACGGCGGCGGGGAAGACGGTGTGGCGGTGGCCGGCGGGTGAGATGTGGTCGCGGAGGGTGTCGGCCCAGATCTCGGCCTGTTTGATGTCCCAGCGTCCGGGTTGCCAGCCGGCTTCGCGGAGGGCGGCGTCGACGGGTACGGGGAAGCGGGTGGTGGAGGTGCGGTCGGTGTGCATCTGCCCTCTTGGGTGTGTGTTCCTTCGGGGTCCGGTGGGGTCAGTCGTCGGTCGCTGTCGGGTCGACGATGCGGACGCCGAAGTGGTCGCTGAGGGCGGTGCAGGCGCGGCAGGGTGTGGCGAAGCTGCCGTGGAGGGGGTCGCCGTCCTCGCGGATGCGGCGGGCGGTGAGTTTGGCCTGTTTGAGGGCTCTGCGGGCTTCGCCGTTGGTCATGGGTTTCCGGGCGGCGCGTCTGCTGCGGGCGGCGTCGGTGACCGCGATGTGGCGGGAGATGAGGAGTGCTTCGGCGCAGCGGCCGGTGAAGCGGTCGCGTTGGGCGCTGGTGAGGGTGTCGAGGAAGTCCTGGACGAGGGGGTGCAGGGCGGGGGGCTGGTCGCCGCGGGCGGCGGTGCCGGTGAGGGTGGCGCCGCGGACGGAGAGGGCGGCGGCGATGGTGGGGAGTATGCCGTCGCGGCGGTGACGGAGGGTGGGGATGTGGGGGGTTGTGGTGCTGCTCCAGCCGATGCGGGGGTCGCCGGATCGGCTGTTGTGCGGTCCGGTTTGTGTGGCGTTCATGATCGTCATCCCCTCCCGAGCATCCCCCCGGCGGATCCAGGGTGCCAAATCGCGTGGCTGGTGCGGAAGCT includes these proteins:
- the glmU gene encoding bifunctional UDP-N-acetylglucosamine diphosphorylase/glucosamine-1-phosphate N-acetyltransferase GlmU, whose product is MSAIRPAAVVVLAAGEGTRMKSATPKVLHEICGRSLVGHVLAAARELDPENLVVVVGHAREKVTAHLSEIDPGVRTAVQAEQNGTGHAVRIALDELGGGVDGTVVVVCGDTPLLSGETLRQLAATHHTDGNAVTVLTAEVPDATGYGRIVRDDATGAVTAIVEHKDATDEQRAIREINSGVFAFDGQLLADALKKVRTDNSQGEEYLTDVLGILREAGHRVGASVAGDHREIAGINNRVQLSEARRILNDRLLTAAMLSGVTVVDPATTWVDVTVTFEQDVTVYPGTQLQGATHLGEGSEVGPNSRLKDTHVGAGARVDNTVSDGAFVGPQATVGPYAYLRPGTRLGLKSKIGTYVETKNASIGEGTKVPHLSYVGDATIGEYTNIGAASVFVNYDGEAKHHTTVGSHCKTGSDNMFVAPVTIGDGAYTAAGSVITKDVPPGSLAVARGQQRNIEGWVARKRPGSAAAKAAEAASRQGESAG
- a CDS encoding sensor histidine kinase, whose protein sequence is MTTTGEDQATARGGPWWWTRWRSVVLDATLAVASAVECAVEGVPFARDAGIPLAAGVVFGLLAGSVLLIRRKWPIAVVLVSIAITPALMGFLMGIVGLYTLAASELPRRIIGSLAGMSLVGTLIVTFVRVRQDMAQGDLRLGDWFIPFASITTSLGLTAPPVLLGLYVGARRRLMESLRERADSLERELMLLAERAEERAEWARGEERTRIAREMHDVVAHRVSLMVVHAAALQAVARKDPEKAVRNAVLVGDMGRQALTELREMLGVLRSGEQRERSASLPLVAVGVAAAEAASRLVEDEGGAEGPCLSELEELVGQSAAAGMVVDLTVEGDARSYGREIEQTAYRVVQEALTNVHKHAAGAKTHVRLAHRVSEIAMQVENEPPPEVSSASSARLPSGGNGLVGMKERVAGLGGVFVSGPTDAGGFRVSAVIPAS
- a CDS encoding SUKH-3 domain-containing protein, giving the protein MHTDRTSTTRFPVPVDAALREAGWQPGRWDIKQAEIWADTLRDHISPAGHRHTVFPAAVEAWAEFGGLHITPSGPGRQVAPATLHLDPLHGLHLARTLSDLGRALDTDLCPLGAETHTHGLLAIDTEGRAYTLDHTGDWYLGPDIDQALAALVSGIEPVRLTAG
- a CDS encoding YwqJ-related putative deaminase → MTIMNATQTGPHNSRSGDPRIGWSSTTTPHIPTLRHRRDGILPTIAAALSVRGATLTGTAARGDQPPALHPLVQDFLDTLTSAQRDRFTGRCAEALLISRHIAVTDAARSRRAARKPMTNGEARRALKQAKLTARRIREDGDPLHGSFATPCRACTALSDHFGVRIVDPTATDD